Proteins co-encoded in one Cyprinus carpio isolate SPL01 chromosome B5, ASM1834038v1, whole genome shotgun sequence genomic window:
- the LOC109062879 gene encoding monocarboxylate transporter 13-like, producing the protein MERCLSDPPDGGYGWVVVTSAFFIMGLTAAVFKNFGLFFLEIQSHYDVLNSTTSWVTSTTIAVFHLGAPLASALSLHLSQRTVIVVGGLLATSGMIIASLGLSLPWMYLSIGVLQGLGVSFAWIPANSMVSHYFSRWRPIAYAIASSGECVFAMGFSPLFQWLIDSYSWQGTLLIIGGLQLNLCVCGALMKPLPAAQTSIQDKPVLKESRTSKKGTFQWSLLQRPELLLYIVFAILAAAGFFIPPLFLVPYASSLGMEQYWAASILSVLALADLLGRLACGWLANLRLVRNLQLLTMVVTALGVVLLLFPIAQSYWSILVFASLYGFLFGCVVAIHVTTIVDIVGLEGFDSALGLFMLLRSSGGFVGPPAAGWLVDWTHDFSASFYLSGLCLVLSGVFVVLVDRLVKKKKLKLPDSCTETTYHPILKVDGADV; encoded by the exons ATGGAGAGGTGCTTGAGCGACCCACCGGATGGAGGCTATGGCTGGGTCGTGGTCACCTCGGCCTTCTTCATCATGGGCCTCACCgctgctgtttttaaaaactttggtCTGTTTTTCCTTGAAATCCAAAGTCACTATGATGTCCTTAACAGTACTACCTCATGGGTGACCTCAACCACTATTGCTGTGTTTCATTTGGGAG CTCCTCTGGCCAGTGCTCTCAGTTTGCATCTGTCCCAGCGCACGGTTATCGTGGTCGGAGGGCTTCTGGCCACCTCAGGAATGATTATCGCCTCTTTGGGCCTCAGCCTGCCTTGGATGTATCTGTCTATTGGTGTACTCCAAG GACTTGGCGTCTCATTTGCTTGGATACCAGCTAACAGCATGGTCAGCCATTATTTCAGTCGCTGGCGTCCCATTGCCTATGCGATCGCTAGTTCTGGAGAGTGTGTCTTTGCCATGGGATTCAGCCCATTGTTCCAGTGGCTTATCGACAGCTATTCTTGGCAGGGAACTCTACTCATCATCGGTGGTCTTCagctgaatctgtgtgtgtgtggcgctcTGATGAAACCCCTCCCAGCTGCACAAACCTCTATCCAAGACAAACCCGTGCTTAAAGAAAGCAGGACATCAAAAAAAGGCACTTTCCAGTGGTCCCTTCTGCAGAGGCCTGAGCTGCTGCTATATATTGTGTTTGCCATCTTAGCGGCGGCGGGTTTCTTCATCCCACCTCTGTTTCTGGTGCCCTATGCCAGCAGTTTGGGCATGGAGCAGTACTGGGCGGCCTCGATTCTGTCAGTGCTGGCATTGGCAGACCTGCTGGGCAGACTAGCTTGCGGGTGGCTGGCTAACCTGCGGCTCGTGAGAAACCTGCAGCTGCTGACCATGGTGGTCACTGCACTGGGGGTGGTGCTGCTTCTGTTTCCCATTGCACAGAGCTACTGGAGTATCCTGGTCTTTGCCTCACTCTATGGCTTCCTGTTCGGCTGCGTGGTGGCCATCCATGTGACGACTATTGTGGATATTGTTGGACTGGAGGGCTTTGACAGCGCTCTAGGGCTCTTCATGCTGTTACGGAGCTCTGGAGGATTTGTGGGTCCACCTGCTGCAG GCTGGCTGGTGGACTGGACTCATGACTTCAGCGCTAGTTTCTACTTATCTGGCCTCTGCCTTGTCCTGTCTGGGGTTTTCGTGGTGCTTGTTGACAGGCtggtgaagaagaaaaaactcaaaCTACCAGATTCATGCACTGAGACTACATATCATCCTATACTAAAAGTGGACGGGGCAGACGTTTAA